The uncultured Desulfuromonas sp. genome has a segment encoding these proteins:
- a CDS encoding ABC transporter ATP-binding protein translates to MSSEVAISVTDVSKCYQVYATPRDRLKQFILPRLQALLGRHRRQYYREFWALRDISFTIKKGETVGIIGRNGAGKSTLLQMICGTLTPTHGDIKTNGRVAALLELGSGFNPEFSGRENVYLNASILGLSQTEIDQRFDDIIAFADIGDFIDQPVKNYSSGMMVRLAFAVIAHVDADILVIDEALAVGDAFFTHKCMRFLRQFMKTGTILFVSHDTSSVRNLCRDALWLEKGQVVQFDKSKIVCENYLEAFYEEQQGKSTTTRIKKMPETSGPVSLKDQRADFINTSNLRNDIELFDFDPDAPSFGKGAARVTAVRFLDKDRNPLSWIVGGEEVYLQVEVYADKTLRSPIIGFYVKDRLGQTLFGDNTWLTYMDSPVQCVAGEFLTAEFGFYMPRLLAGDYSITVAVADGNQDDHVQHHWIHDALFFKSESTSVAGGLIGLPMNRIKLQKKETP, encoded by the coding sequence ATGTCCTCTGAGGTCGCTATTAGTGTTACAGATGTCAGCAAGTGTTATCAAGTCTACGCCACCCCCAGAGACCGCCTGAAGCAATTTATCCTGCCTCGTCTCCAAGCGCTTCTAGGGAGACACCGACGTCAGTATTATCGCGAATTCTGGGCACTTCGCGATATCTCTTTCACGATAAAAAAAGGTGAAACAGTAGGCATCATCGGGCGGAACGGGGCCGGTAAATCCACCCTGCTTCAAATGATATGCGGCACACTGACTCCGACACATGGAGACATCAAAACCAATGGTCGAGTAGCGGCGTTGCTTGAACTCGGCTCCGGCTTCAATCCTGAATTTTCAGGGCGCGAAAATGTCTATCTGAATGCTTCCATTCTGGGACTGAGCCAAACCGAGATCGATCAGCGTTTCGATGATATAATCGCTTTTGCCGACATTGGAGATTTTATCGACCAACCGGTGAAGAATTACTCCAGCGGCATGATGGTACGCCTTGCTTTTGCCGTCATTGCTCATGTGGATGCAGATATTCTTGTTATCGATGAAGCCCTGGCTGTCGGAGATGCATTTTTCACCCATAAATGCATGCGTTTTCTCCGCCAATTCATGAAGACCGGCACCATCCTGTTTGTCAGCCATGATACATCTTCAGTCCGGAACCTATGCAGAGACGCTCTGTGGCTGGAAAAAGGGCAGGTTGTTCAGTTCGATAAATCAAAGATTGTCTGCGAAAACTACCTTGAAGCCTTTTACGAAGAACAGCAGGGGAAAAGTACGACGACGCGCATAAAAAAAATGCCTGAAACTTCCGGGCCGGTATCTCTGAAAGATCAGCGCGCAGACTTTATAAATACCAGCAATTTGCGTAACGATATTGAGCTTTTTGATTTTGATCCCGACGCTCCTTCTTTTGGCAAAGGAGCCGCCAGAGTAACCGCGGTCAGGTTTTTAGATAAAGACCGTAATCCGCTCTCCTGGATAGTCGGTGGAGAAGAGGTCTATCTCCAGGTCGAAGTCTATGCCGACAAAACTCTGCGGTCACCAATTATCGGTTTTTATGTGAAAGATCGCCTTGGCCAGACCCTCTTTGGCGATAACACGTGGCTTACCTATATGGATTCCCCTGTTCAATGTGTTGCAGGAGAATTCCTTACAGCGGAATTCGGATTTTACATGCCTCGACTGCTTGCCGGAGATTATTCCATAACCGTTGCCGTCGCCGATGGCAATCAGGATGATCATGTGCAACATCACTGGATTCATGACGCCCTTTTCTTCAAATCTGAATCCACCAGTGTTGCCGGAGGGCTTATCGGCTTGCCAATGAATAGGATTAAGTTGCAGAAAAAGGAAACACCATGA